A region from the Hydra vulgaris chromosome 10, alternate assembly HydraT2T_AEP genome encodes:
- the LOC136086242 gene encoding uncharacterized protein LOC136086242 codes for MNYERVQKDIEESLSFTQDCHDKKVINLEKKISMNSNLGNEDKTKIRQLEDRQRRNNLRFEGILENDLESWDDSETKILSLRENKLNVTGVNIERAHRTGKPDLNKPRTIVIKLLDYKDKIKILKNANKLKGSGIFINEDYSIETALIRKKLFEERKLHRTNGKYCIVVYDKLIIKEFRKTSAIN; via the coding sequence ATGAATTATGAAAGAGTTCAAAAAGACATTGAAGAGAGTTTATCGTTTACACAAGATTGCCATGATAAAAAGGTTATCAACCTAGAGAAAAAGATTTCTATGAATTCTAATTTAGGAAATgaagataaaactaaaattcgACAGCTTGAAGATCGTCAAAGAAGAAACAATTTACGTTTCGAAGGAATTTTGGAAAACGATTTAGAAAGTTGGGATGATTCTGAAACTAAAATACTAAGCTTACGAGAAAATAAACTTAATGTAACTGGAGTAAATATAGAAAGAGCCCATCGGACAGGTAAACCTGATTTAAATAAGCCAAGAACAATTGTGATAAAACTACTTGACTATaaagataagataaaaatactaaaaaatgcGAACAAACTTAAAGGCTCCGGAATATTTATTAACGAAGATTATTCAATTGAAACAGCGTTGATACGGAAAAAGCTTTTTGAAGAGAGAAAGTTGCACAGGACAAACggtaaatattgtattgttgtatatgataaattaattataaaggAATTTAGGAAAACGAGTGCCAtcaattaa